One window from the genome of Musa acuminata AAA Group cultivar baxijiao chromosome BXJ1-4, Cavendish_Baxijiao_AAA, whole genome shotgun sequence encodes:
- the LOC135648527 gene encoding ATP-dependent Clp protease proteolytic subunit 3, chloroplastic-like → METIVAVSSSASPSDKLISSASSLFPHGFLFPSSSPRRLAVAPPRRQTRPPLRAAAALGRRRTLSEGWDLSGSVPGAFRMPRFEEMDTTNTLLRQRIVFLGSQVDTMTADLIISQLLLLDAEDQKKEIKLFINSPGGSVTAGMGIYDAMKLCKADVSTICLGLAASMGAFLLAAGTKGKRFCMPNARVMIHQPLGTAGGKATEMGLQIKEMVYHKIKMNKILSRITGKPEQQIELDTDRDNFMNPWEAKEYGLVDAVIDDGKPGLVAPIAEATPPPKTRVWDLWKVDGSRKARQNLPSEEKLSQNGYKVDSNGDEDRGKEQPKEEPTTV, encoded by the exons ATGGAGACCATCGTGGCCGTCTCGTCTTCTGCTTCGCCTTCCGACAAGCTCATATCCTCCGCCTCCTCTCTATTCCCGCATGGGTTTCTCTTCCCCTCCTCGTCTCCCCGCCGGCTCGCGGTGGCCCCGCCGAGGAGGCAAACTCGCCCCCCCCTTCGAGCCGCCGCCGCTTTGGGCCGCCGGCGGACCCTGTCGGAGGGGTGGGATCTCTCGGGTTCGGTACCGGGGGCTTTTCGGATGCCGCGTTTCGAGGAGATGGATACCACCAACACGCTCCTCCGGCAGCGCATCGTCTTCCTGGGCTCCCAG GTGGATACCATGACTGCTGATTTGATTATCAGCCAGCTCTTACTTCTGGATGCAGAAGACCAAAAAAAGGAGATTAAATTGTTCATAAATTCACCCGGGGGTTCTGTGACAGCTG GAATGGGAATATATGATGCTATGAAATTGTGCAAGGCTGATGTTTCCACCATTTGCTTGGGTCTTGCGGCATCTATGGGAGCATTTCTGCTAGCGGCTGGAACAAAAGGAAAAAGATTTTGCATGCCAAATGCTAGAGTCATGATCCATCAACCGCTAGGAACAGCTGGAGGCAAA GCAACCGAGATGGGGTTGCAGATTAAAGAGATGGTGTACCATAAAATAAAGATGAACAAGATATTATCGAGAATTACTGGAAAACCTGAACAGCAG ATTGAACTTGATACTGACCGTGACAACTTCATGAATCCCTGGGAAGCGAAGGAATATGGATTGGTAGACGCCGTCATAGATGATGGAAAACCGGGCCTAGTTGCACCAATTGCGGAGGCTACACCTCCACCAAAAACCCGTGTGTGGGACTTGTGGAAAGTTGATGGTAGTAGAAAAGCCAGGCAGAACCTACCTTCAGAGGAGAAACTCTCACAAAATGGGTATAAAGTCGACAGCAATGGTGATGAGGATAGAGGCAAAGAACAACCTAAGGAGGAACCAACAACCGTATGA
- the LOC135648536 gene encoding serine/arginine-rich SC35-like splicing factor SCL33, with product MRGRSYSCSPSPPRGYERRGRSPSPRGHYGGRGRDLPTSLLVRNLRRDCRPEDLRRQFGQFGPLKDIYLPRDYYTGEPRGFGFVQFVDPADAADAKYHMDRQVLLGRELTVVFAEENRKKPLEMRARQRRGRDHRRSPRHPRSPRYSRSRSRSPQCSRPARGRSRSQSHSYDSPSPNHRHHSRSVSPRNGKPNRERSYSRSPPGSRSRSRSPGDLPE from the exons ATGAGAGGCAGAAGCTACAGTTGCAGTCCGTCACCACCAAGGGGTTATGAGAGAAGAGGACGTAGTCCGAGCCCTAGAGGTCACTATGGTGGGCGTGGTAGAGATCTCCCAACCAGTCTTCTAGTTAGGAATCTTCGCCGTGACTGCAG ACCTGAGGACCTCCGTAGGCAGTTTGGGCAATTTGGTCCACTGAAGGATATTTATCTGCCGCGTGATTATTACACTGG AGAGCCACGAGGGTTTGGGTTTGTCCAATTTGTCGATCCGGCTGATGCAGCTGACGCTAAGTATCACATGGACAGGCAAGTTCTTCTTGGCAGAGAATTAACCGTCGTATTTGCAGAGGAGAACAGAAAAAAGCCTTTGGAGATGAGGGCAAGACAAAGAAG GGGTCGTGATCATCGAAGATCACCTCGACACCCGCGGTCTCCTCGCTATTCCCGCTCCCGATCTCGCTCACCGCAATGTTCTCGTCCAGCACGTGGTAGATCCCGCTCTCAGAGCCATAGTTATGATTCTCCTTCGCCAAATCACAGGCATCACTCAAG GTCTGTTTCACCCCGCAATGGAAAGCCAAACCGGGAGAGGTCATATTCCCGCTCACCTCCAGGCAGCAGATCACGAAGTAGGAGTCCTGGAGATTTACCGGAGTAA
- the LOC103981363 gene encoding IQ domain-containing protein IQM1-like, producing the protein MGLTCPGAGYDSINDSLQSLLVQSVSLDNNVRSTLRSISFNGRDSEPTKLKAFGSGKFLIKESLSFNGREMDPFNSDTKISIESPTFAPDKSTKSDVPKTLRFSPLGKRPSESTLIKPDSPKHEAAVKLQKVYKSFRTRRQLADCAVLVDQRWWKLIDYALLKRSSVSFFDIEKPESAISRWSRARTRAAKVGKGLSKDEKAQKLALQHWLEAIDPRHRYGHNLQFYYDCWLQCESMEPFFYWLDVGEGKEVSLEHKCSRSKLQQQCIKYLGPKEREAYEVEIEDGKFVYRQSRQLLDTSNCPKGAKWIFVLSTSKKLYVGQKKKGTFQHSSFLAGGATSAAGRLVVENGALKAVWPHSGHYRPTQENFQEFMSFLQENNVDLTDVKKSPTEEDDELYNRLRHNRSELNLAERNASVKPEIGVDLSHASSGKTSSNTEADTSSSEAFEGTNISCSLANPKLGGKENSEKSLDMQLHCSLHNFCKQIVVKDNEESEDEDDEDRGSIRQPKRVSSDGKNEVSEDSSNSDKHYILRKKNLFLEEQEEDEETIVPSELILRRLNSMNGIKSYQLGKQLSFKWTTGAGPRIGCVRDYPLELQFRALEQVNLSPKSPTMCRFSSPRITKCQSPKSEEASL; encoded by the exons ATGGGGTTAACATGCCCTGGAGCTGGCTATGATTCTATAAATGATAGCTTGCAATCTCTCCTTGTGCAATCTGTCAGTTTAGATAACAATGTGAGATCGACTCTGCGGTCCATCAGCTTCAATGGCCGAGACTCTGAGCCTACTAAACTCAAGGCTTTTGGCTCAGGCAAGTTTCTAATTAAAGAATCTCTGAGCTTTAATGGAAGGGAAATGGATCCTTTCAACTCGGACACCAAAATCTCAATAGAGAGTCCGACCTTTGCACCGGATAAATCCACAAAGTCTGATGTTCCCAAAACCTTGAGGTTTAGTCCTTTGGGGAAGAGGCCCTCGGAGTCAACTTTGATCAAACCTGACAGCCCAAAGCATGAAGCCGCGGTGAAGTTACAGAAGGTCTACAAAAGCTTTCGGACAAGAAGACAGCTCGCGGATTGTGCCGTCCTTGTAGACCAGCGCTG GTGGAAGTTGATAGATTATGCACTGCTCAAGCGAAGCTCTGTGTCTTTTTTTGACATTGAGAAACCAGAATCAGCAATCTCACGGTGGTCCAGGGCGAGAACCAGGGCCGCAAAG GTTGGAAAGGGTTTATCAAAGGATGAGAAAGCTCAGAAACTTGCTTTGCAGCACTGGCTAGAGGCA ATTGATCCTCGGCATCGTTATGGTCACAACCTGCAATTCTACTATGATTGTTGGCTTCAATGCGAAAGCATGGAACCCTTCTTCTACTG GCTTGATGTCGGAGAAGGTAAGGAGGTCAGCCTTGAACACAAGTGCTCTCGATCAAAACTTCAACAACAATGTATCAAGTATCTTGGCCCA AAAGAAAGGGAAGCCTATGAAGTTGAAATCGAAGATGGAAAATTCGTGTACAGGCAGAGCAGGCAACTCCTAGACACATCTAATTGTCCAAAAGGTGCCAAGTGGATTTTTGTCTTAAGCACATCAAAGAAATTATATGTCGGTCAG AAGAAAAAAGGCACATTTCAGCACTCTAGTTTTCTTGCTGGAGGGGCTACTTCTGCTGCTGGTCGATTGGTTGTAGAAAACGGAGCGCTGAag GCTGTGTGGCCTCATAGCGGGCATTATCGCCCAACACAAGAGAACTTCCAGGAATTCATGAGCTTTCTTCAGGAAAACAATGTAGATCTTACTGATGTTAAG AAAAGTCCAACTGAAGAGGATGATGAACTCTACAATAGATTGAGACACAACCGCTCTGAACTAAACTTGGCCGAAAGAAATGCCTCTGTCAAGCCTGAAATTGGAGTAGATTTATCCCATGCTTCCAGTGGGAAAACAAGCAGCAACACAGAAGCAGACACCTCATCATCTGAGGCATTTGAGGGAACGAACATTAGTTGTTCTCTAGCCAATCCAAAATTAGGGGGTAAAGAAAATTCAGAGAAATCACTTGACATGCAGCTACACTGCAGTCTCCACAATTTCTGCAAGCAGATAGTTGTTAAAGACAATGAAGAGAGTGAAGATGAGGATGATGAGGATAGAGGCAGTATCAGACAACCAAAAAGGGTTAGTTCAGATGGGAAAAATGAAGTATCGGAGGATTCATCAAATTCCGATAAACACTACATTTTGCGAAAAAAGAACCTCTTTCTTGAGGAACAAGAAGAGGATGAAGAAACCATTGTACCATCAGAACTGATACTCCGAAGGTTAAATTCAATGAATGGCATCAAATCATATCAGTTGGGGAAGCAGCTCTCTTTCAAGTGGACAACAGGTGCAGGGCCTCGAATTGGGTGTGTGCGGGACTATCCCTTGGAGCTTCAGTTCCGTGCTCTAGAACAAGTCAATTTATCACCAAAAAGTCCTACAATGTGTAGATTTTCCTCGCCACGAATCACAAAATGCCAGAGTCCAAAGTCGGAGGAAGCATCTCTGTAG
- the LOC135648549 gene encoding beta-galactosidase 5-like, with protein sequence MGSQSSPHFLSSLLLLLLFLLPVAQCGVTYDRKAIIINGQRKILISGSIHYPRSTPDMWEGLIQKAKDGGLDVIQTYVFWNGHEPSPGTYNFEGRYDLVRFIKTVQKVGLYVHLRVGPYVCAEWNFGGFPVWLKYVPGISFRTDNEPFKMAMQGFTQKIVEMMKSESLFASQGGPIILSQIENEYGPESKALGSAGRSYVNWAADMAVGLGTGVPWVMCKEEDAPDPVINTCNGFYCDSFTPNKPYKPMMWTEAWSGWFTEFGGTIRHRPAEDLAFAVARFIQNGGSFINYYMYHGGTNFGRTAGGPFITTSYDYDAPIDEYGLIREPKYGHLKELHKAIKLCEQALVSADPTVTSLGSLQQAHVFSSESGGCAAFLSNHEPNSYAKIMFNNMHYNLPPWSISILPDCRNVVFNTAKIGVQTSQMQMYPTNTQSLMWERYDEEVASLEENSLITATGLLEQINVTRDTSDYLWYITSVDISSAEEFLKGGKLPVLTVRSAGHALHIFVNGQLSGSAYGTRENKRIKFSGNINLRAGTNRIALLSVAVGLPNSGVHYELWSTGVLGPVVLHELDEGSRDLTWQTWSYQVGLKGEDMNLNSLEGASSVEWMQGSLVQNQQPLTWYRAYFDAPDGDEPLALDMASMGKGHVWINGQSIGRYWTAYAPKENCKSCSYTGTYRSPKCQSGCGQPTQRWYHVPRSWLQPTRNLLVVFEELGGDATKIALMMRSVSSVCADVSEWHPTIKNWHIESYGEPEEYRKPKVHLRCAPGQSISAIKFASYGTPLGTCGNFQQGACHSPNSNTILEKKCIGKEKCVVAISQANFGGDPCPNVMKKVAVEAVCSSAVQPIT encoded by the exons ATGGGATCCCAGAGCTCACCACATTTCCTTTCctcactgctgctgctgcttctttttcttctccctgTGGCACAATGTGGTGTGACCTATGACAGGAAGGCCATCATCATCAATGGgcagaggaagatcctcatctctGGCTCCATTCACTACCCCAGGAGCACCCCAGAT ATGTGGGAAGGGCTCATTCAGAAAGCTAAAGATGGAGGACTGGATGTTATACAGACCTATGTCTTCTGGAATGGGCATGAGCCTTCACCTGGAACT TACAATTTTGAGGGAAGGTATGATCTGGTGAGGTTTATTAAGACAGTCCAGAAGGTGGGGTTGTATGTCCACCTCCGAGTTGGGCCTTATGTCTGTGCCGAGTGGAATTTTGG AGGATTTCCAGTTTGGTTGAAATATGTACCGGGAATCAGCTTCAGAACAGATAATGAGCCGTTCAAG ATGGCTATGCAAGGTTTCACCCAAAAAATTGTTGAGATGATGAAAAGTGAATCACTATTTGCTTCCCAGGGTGGTCCAATCATTCTTTCACAG ATTGAGAACGAGTATGGGCCTGAGAGTAAGGCATTAGGGTCTGCTGGTCGTTCATATGTGAACTGGGCTGCGGACATGGCTGTTGGATTGGGAACAGGTGTGCCATGGGTTATGTGCAAGGAGGAGGATGCCCCTGATCCAGTG ATAAATACATGCAATGGCTTTTACTGTGATTCTTTTACTCCCAATAAGCCTTATAAGCCTATGATGTGGACTGAAGCTTGGAGTGGCTG GTTTACAGAGTTTGGAGGCACTATCCGTCACCGACCAGCTGAAGACCTCGCATTTGCTGTGGCACGCTTTATACAAAATGGTGGTTCATTCATCAACTATTACATG TATCATGGGGGAACTAATTTTGGGCGTACGGCTGGAGGTCCTTTCATCACAACCAGTTATGATTATGATGCTCCAATAGATGAATATG GACTAATCAGAGAACCAAAATATGGACATCTAAAAGAACTCCACAAGGCCATTAAGTTGTGTGAACAAGCTCTAGTTTCAGCTGATCCAACAGTTACTTCCTTGGGAAGTCTCCAACAG GCTCACGTTTTCAGCTCTGAGTCTGGAGGTTGTGCAGCTTTCCTTTCAAATCACGAGCCAAATTCGTATGCAAAGATAATGTTCAATAACATGCACTACAACCTACCACCTTGGTCAATCAGCATCTTACCTGACTGCAGAAATGTGGTATTCAACACTGCAAAG ATTGGtgttcaaacatctcaaatgcaAATGTACCCCACTAATACCCAGTCACTCATGTGGGAGAGGTATGATGAGGAGGTTGCTTCATTGGAAGAAAATTCTTTGATTACTGCAACTGGGCTGCTGGAGCAGATAAATGTTACCAGGGATACTAGTGACTACTTGTGGTACATCACTAG TGTTGACATCAGCTCAGCTGAAGAGTTTTTAAAAGGGGGAAAGCTTCCTGTCCTCACTGTCCGGTCAGCTGGTCATGCACTGCATATCTTTGTCAACGGACAGCTCTCAG GTTCTGCATATGGAACCAGGGAAAATAAGAGAATCAAATTTTCTGGAAACATCAATCTTCGTGCTGGAACTAATAGAATTGCCCTGTTAAGTGTGGCTGTTGGACTGCCA AATTCTGGGGTGCATTATGAGTTGTGGAGCACTGGAGTCCTGGGTCCTGTTGTGCTACATGAGCTTGATGAAGGAAGTAGAGACTTAACATGGCAGACATGGTCATATCAG GTTGGTCTAAAAGGAGAAGATATGAACCTAAATTCTTTGGAAGGTGCTTCTTCTGTTGAATGGATGCAAGGTTCATTAGTACAAAATCAGCAGCCATTAACATGGTATAGG GCATATTTTGATGCTCCTGATGGAGATGAGCCATTGGCTTTGGATATGGCCAGCATGGGGAAGGGTCATGTGTGGATAAATGGACAAAGCATTGGAAGATACTGGACTGCGTATGCGCCGAAAGAGAATTGCAAGTCATGCAGTTACACAGGGACATATCGATCACCTAAGTGTCAGAGTGGTTGTGGCCAACCGACCCAGCGATG GTACCATGTGCCACGTTCCTGGTTACAACCaacaagaaatctactagtagtATTTGAGGAACTTGGAGGTGATGCAACAAAGATTGCATTAATGATGAGATCTGTTTCTAGTGTTTGTGCTGATGTTTCTGAGTGGCATCCCACAATAAAAAATTGGCACATCGAGAGCTATGGAGAGCCTGAAGAATACCGCAAGCCAAAGGTCCATCTGCGATGTGCGCCGGGACAATCTATATCGGCCATCAAATTTGCTAGCTATGGGACACCCCTCGGAACTTGTggaaattttcaacagggagcatGCCATTCGCCAAATTCGAACACCATCCTGGAGAAG AAGTGTATCGGAAAGGAGAAATGTGTGGTTGCCATCTCCCAGGCAAACTTTGGCGGTGACCCATGTCCGAATGTGATGAAAAAAGTTGCAGTAGAAGCTGTATGTTCTTCAGCTGTTCAGCCGATAACCTGA
- the LOC135648555 gene encoding BEL1-like homeodomain protein 7 isoform X2 yields the protein MSTFYSMSNDHSGSTPNLGLRDPGHAPYSESPGPGNMMYLSFLNSGLTVGNSDMITSHLGSHGYNAWKDGRNEMLFMQTVDGTMNGADDLLHTDDPQTSMRTQLGIINGQNLSLQQSNVPIMQNQGLALSLSTHMPVPSIQYQPTSSGISFMGCHQSTSGNIGLLREEHFQNRSFHGNVSPYRQSHIPNSKYLRIAQELLDEVVNVGSALKQRADKSQSHPSADGALTCKDGSGESKSEGMASNPQEATVNYSNELSPSERQDLQNKVSKLLGMLDEVDRRYKQYYHQMQIIVSCFDAIAGCGAAKPYTALALQTISRHFRCLRDAISGQIQAIRKNLGEPDNTSGKGGGLSRLRYIDQQLRQQRAMQQFGMMQQHTWRPQRGLPESSVLILRAWLFEHFLNPYPKDSEKLMLARQTGLSRSQVSNWFINARVRLWKPMIEDMYKEEFGDTEIDSNSSSENPPRLKEDIQSSEDHDDMQNPATGRCQTSQISNSSRPNVIPAMDVAESVAAFQNEETAQDSYMNLKISDQRPVGVDSSFLQDALAHQDGSGRFLAYQMAELGRYGNSGVSLTLGLQQCDVGHPASDDQQRFLAARANDVYGTAAPVGPDTADYDYANMGDRRHRLGSTHLLHDFVA from the exons ATGTCTACTTTCTATTCAATGTCTAatgaccacagtggaagcactccaAATCTTGGCCTGAGGGATCCAGGGCATGCTCCATATTCTGAATCACCAGGTCCTGGCAACATGATGTACCTGAGCTTCTTGAATTCTG GCTTGACTGTAGGGAATTCTGACATGATCACTTCGCATCTTGGTAGCCATGGTTATAATGCTTGGAAGGATGGAAGAAATGAGATGTTATTTATGCAGACAGTTGATGGTACCATGAATGGTGCAGATGATCTACTTCATACTGATGACCCTCAGACGAGTATGCGGACTCAGTTGGGCATCATAAACGGACAAAACTTGTCTTTGCAGCAGTCAAATGTTCCAATCATGCAAAATCAAGGTTTAGCACTCAGCCTTAGCACACATATGCCGGTTCCTTCAATTCAGTACCAACCAACTAGCTCGGGTATCTCTTTCATGGGCTGCCATCAGTCAACTTCTGGAAATATTGGTCTGTTGAGGGAGGAACACTTTCAAAACAGAAGTTTTCATGGCAATGTCTCCCCTTACAGACAGTCTCATATTCCAAATTCTAAATATCTCAGGATAGCACAGGAATTGCTTGATGAAGTTGTTAACGTTGGGAGTGCTTTGAAGCAAAGAGCAGATAAAAGCCAAAGTCACCCTTCTGCCGATGGTGCTCTTACATGTAAGGATGGTAGTGGGGAATCGAAGAGTGAAGGGATGGCTTCAAACCCTCAAGAAGCCACCGTTAATTATTCTAATGAGCTCTCACCTTCTGAAAGGCAGGACCTTCAGAACAAGGTCTCAAAGCTATTAGGGATGTTGGATGAG GTTGATAGAAGGTACAAACAGTATTACCATCAAATGCAGATAATAGTGTCATGTTTTGATGCGATAGCTGGTTGTGGGGCTGCAAAGCCATACACTGCGCTTGCCCTTCAAACCATTTCTCGGCATTTTCGCTGCTTGAGAGATGCAATCAGTGGCCAAATTCAAGCTATAAGGAAGAATCTTGGAGAGCCAGACAACACAAGTGGCAAGGGTGGTGGGTTATCTCGCCTTCGGTACATAGATCAGCAATTAAGGCAACAGAGAGCCATGCAGCAATTTGGTATGATGCAACAGCATACCTGGAGGCCACAGAGGGGCTTGCCTGAGTCATCTGTCTTGATTCTTCGTGCTTGGCTGTTTGAGCACTTCCTGAATCC CTACCCAAAGGATTCCGAAAAGCTAATGCTTGCAAGACAGACAGGCTTGTCAAGAAGTCAG GTATCAAACTGGTTCATAAACGCACGAGTTCGTCTTTGGAAGCCTATGATCGAAGACATGTACAAAGAAGAGTTTGGTGATACCGAGATTGACTCAAACTCTTCCTCAGAAAATCCACCAAGACTTAAGGAAGACATTCAGTCCTCTGAGGACCATGACGACATGCAAAACCCTGCAACCGGAAGATGCCAAACAAGCCAGATAAGCAACTCCTCAAGACCTAATGTCATCCCAGCTATGGATGTGGCCGAATCAGTTGCTGCTTTCCAGAACGAAGAGACTGCACAAGATTCATATATGAATCTGAAAATTAGTGACCAAAGACCAGTCGGAGTAGATTCAAGCTTCTTACAAGATGCTCTTGCCCACCAAGACGGGAGTGGGAGGTTTTTGGCTTATCAGATGGCTGAGTTGGGTCGCTACGGAAACAGCGGAGTGTCTCTCACACTGGGGCTGCAACAGTGTGATGTCGGCCATCCTGCATCAGACGATCAGCAGAGATTTCTCGCAGCAAGAGCGAATGATGTTTATGGCACAGCTGCTCCAGTTGGGCCTGATACGGCCGATTATGATTATGCAAACATGGGAGATCGGCGACACCGACTCGGGTCAACACATTTGCTGCATGATTTTGTTGCTTAG
- the LOC135648555 gene encoding BEL1-like homeodomain protein 7 isoform X1 — protein MSTFYSMSNDHSGSTPNLGLRDPGHAPYSESPGPGNMMYLSFLNSGQYTDAVAGVPKTQQNHIELPGATSDISPGLTVGNSDMITSHLGSHGYNAWKDGRNEMLFMQTVDGTMNGADDLLHTDDPQTSMRTQLGIINGQNLSLQQSNVPIMQNQGLALSLSTHMPVPSIQYQPTSSGISFMGCHQSTSGNIGLLREEHFQNRSFHGNVSPYRQSHIPNSKYLRIAQELLDEVVNVGSALKQRADKSQSHPSADGALTCKDGSGESKSEGMASNPQEATVNYSNELSPSERQDLQNKVSKLLGMLDEVDRRYKQYYHQMQIIVSCFDAIAGCGAAKPYTALALQTISRHFRCLRDAISGQIQAIRKNLGEPDNTSGKGGGLSRLRYIDQQLRQQRAMQQFGMMQQHTWRPQRGLPESSVLILRAWLFEHFLNPYPKDSEKLMLARQTGLSRSQVSNWFINARVRLWKPMIEDMYKEEFGDTEIDSNSSSENPPRLKEDIQSSEDHDDMQNPATGRCQTSQISNSSRPNVIPAMDVAESVAAFQNEETAQDSYMNLKISDQRPVGVDSSFLQDALAHQDGSGRFLAYQMAELGRYGNSGVSLTLGLQQCDVGHPASDDQQRFLAARANDVYGTAAPVGPDTADYDYANMGDRRHRLGSTHLLHDFVA, from the exons ATGTCTACTTTCTATTCAATGTCTAatgaccacagtggaagcactccaAATCTTGGCCTGAGGGATCCAGGGCATGCTCCATATTCTGAATCACCAGGTCCTGGCAACATGATGTACCTGAGCTTCTTGAATTCTGGTCAGTATACAGATGCAGTTGCTGGTGTTCCTAAAACCCAGCAGAATCACATTGAACTTCCCGGTGCCACTTCTGACATCTCACCAGGCTTGACTGTAGGGAATTCTGACATGATCACTTCGCATCTTGGTAGCCATGGTTATAATGCTTGGAAGGATGGAAGAAATGAGATGTTATTTATGCAGACAGTTGATGGTACCATGAATGGTGCAGATGATCTACTTCATACTGATGACCCTCAGACGAGTATGCGGACTCAGTTGGGCATCATAAACGGACAAAACTTGTCTTTGCAGCAGTCAAATGTTCCAATCATGCAAAATCAAGGTTTAGCACTCAGCCTTAGCACACATATGCCGGTTCCTTCAATTCAGTACCAACCAACTAGCTCGGGTATCTCTTTCATGGGCTGCCATCAGTCAACTTCTGGAAATATTGGTCTGTTGAGGGAGGAACACTTTCAAAACAGAAGTTTTCATGGCAATGTCTCCCCTTACAGACAGTCTCATATTCCAAATTCTAAATATCTCAGGATAGCACAGGAATTGCTTGATGAAGTTGTTAACGTTGGGAGTGCTTTGAAGCAAAGAGCAGATAAAAGCCAAAGTCACCCTTCTGCCGATGGTGCTCTTACATGTAAGGATGGTAGTGGGGAATCGAAGAGTGAAGGGATGGCTTCAAACCCTCAAGAAGCCACCGTTAATTATTCTAATGAGCTCTCACCTTCTGAAAGGCAGGACCTTCAGAACAAGGTCTCAAAGCTATTAGGGATGTTGGATGAG GTTGATAGAAGGTACAAACAGTATTACCATCAAATGCAGATAATAGTGTCATGTTTTGATGCGATAGCTGGTTGTGGGGCTGCAAAGCCATACACTGCGCTTGCCCTTCAAACCATTTCTCGGCATTTTCGCTGCTTGAGAGATGCAATCAGTGGCCAAATTCAAGCTATAAGGAAGAATCTTGGAGAGCCAGACAACACAAGTGGCAAGGGTGGTGGGTTATCTCGCCTTCGGTACATAGATCAGCAATTAAGGCAACAGAGAGCCATGCAGCAATTTGGTATGATGCAACAGCATACCTGGAGGCCACAGAGGGGCTTGCCTGAGTCATCTGTCTTGATTCTTCGTGCTTGGCTGTTTGAGCACTTCCTGAATCC CTACCCAAAGGATTCCGAAAAGCTAATGCTTGCAAGACAGACAGGCTTGTCAAGAAGTCAG GTATCAAACTGGTTCATAAACGCACGAGTTCGTCTTTGGAAGCCTATGATCGAAGACATGTACAAAGAAGAGTTTGGTGATACCGAGATTGACTCAAACTCTTCCTCAGAAAATCCACCAAGACTTAAGGAAGACATTCAGTCCTCTGAGGACCATGACGACATGCAAAACCCTGCAACCGGAAGATGCCAAACAAGCCAGATAAGCAACTCCTCAAGACCTAATGTCATCCCAGCTATGGATGTGGCCGAATCAGTTGCTGCTTTCCAGAACGAAGAGACTGCACAAGATTCATATATGAATCTGAAAATTAGTGACCAAAGACCAGTCGGAGTAGATTCAAGCTTCTTACAAGATGCTCTTGCCCACCAAGACGGGAGTGGGAGGTTTTTGGCTTATCAGATGGCTGAGTTGGGTCGCTACGGAAACAGCGGAGTGTCTCTCACACTGGGGCTGCAACAGTGTGATGTCGGCCATCCTGCATCAGACGATCAGCAGAGATTTCTCGCAGCAAGAGCGAATGATGTTTATGGCACAGCTGCTCCAGTTGGGCCTGATACGGCCGATTATGATTATGCAAACATGGGAGATCGGCGACACCGACTCGGGTCAACACATTTGCTGCATGATTTTGTTGCTTAG